The nucleotide sequence TGGGGGCCACCCCGCAGGATCTGGTCTCGATTCTCGAGGCGCTCAAGGCAGCCGGCGCGCTGCGTGCTGATCTCGAGGTGATCTGATGGGGCTGTCCACGAGCAATGCCGGCGTGGATGCCGGGCGTCTGGCCTTCGATACCCAGGGACTTGCGAGTCTCAAGGGGGCGGCCACGAGTGGCGGAGAGCGGCAACAGCAGGCTCTTGAGGAGAGCGCCCGTCAATTTGAAGCCTTGATGCTCAACATGATGCTCAAGCAGATGCGCTCGGCGACCGAAAGCTCAGCGCTGACCGGCTCCCAGCAGCAGGAGATGATGACCGCGATGCTGGATCAGCAGCTCTCACAGCAGCTGGCCAGTGTCGGGGAGGGGGTGGGGCTTTCGCGGATCCTGATTCAGCAACTGTCCTCCCGGGCAGGCACGGCTGGCGGTGATTCCCCGCCTGAGACATCGTCCAGTGAGTCTGCCCACGCTCTTGCCTCTGGTCTCGTCGCCAAGGAGGTTGGCGCTGCGCAGGGGGGGCGGACGCGAACTGGCTGTCAGCGGTGGAAGCCGAAGGCGCCGACTCGCCTGGCGGCTTCATGGCGATGCTGGAGGTGGTATCGGCGGGTCGGGAGGTTCAGGGACTCTATGCCGAGATACCTCATGGAGCTGTCGGGGCGGGTGCTGAGCGACTTTCACAAGGCCATCAGACGGCACGCTCGGCCGCTGATGTGTCGATGCTCAACGCGCACCAGCGTCAGCAACCCGACAACGTCCAGCGGTTCGTGGCGGAGTTTGCGCCAGCGGCGCGCGCAGCCAGTCGTGAAAGCGGCTTGCCGGCTGAGTTGATCCTGGCGCAGGCCGCACTCGAGACCGGCTGGGGCGAGCGACGCATCCACACCGAGGACGGCCAGGACAGCCACAACCTGTTCGGGATCAAGGCCGGCAGTGGCTGGCAGGGGGACAGCACCACGGTACTGACCACGGAATATCGTGAGGGACGTCGGCTGCAGCTGGAAGACAGCTTCCGGGTCTATCCGGATCAGGCCAGTGCGCTGCGTGACCACGCCGCGTTGCTGAGCGGGGCCGAGCGCTATGCCCATGTCACCCGGTCACCGGATGCGCAAAGCGCCGCGCGTGCCCTGCAGTCGGCAGGCTATGCCACCGACCCTCACTATGCCGACAAGCTGATC is from Cobetia marina and encodes:
- the flgJ gene encoding flagellar assembly peptidoglycan hydrolase FlgJ, which codes for MEAEGADSPGGFMAMLEVVSAGREVQGLYAEIPHGAVGAGAERLSQGHQTARSAADVSMLNAHQRQQPDNVQRFVAEFAPAARAASRESGLPAELILAQAALETGWGERRIHTEDGQDSHNLFGIKAGSGWQGDSTTVLTTEYREGRRLQLEDSFRVYPDQASALRDHAALLSGAERYAHVTRSPDAQSAARALQSAGYATDPHYADKLISIMQRVGPLDASGDRELSSPRLASRDVLPSSEVERSLPGTSTASASQDTQEPGWLAASAPLWQRDAGEARPLFADDTAMPVTAPAGTPSQSGAIPLAMTTSRGLLE